The Synechococcus sp. RS9916 DNA segment GCCGCATCCGCGCAACGGGCCCAGGAGCTGCGCGGCCTGCTCAATACGGCAGCCCACGCCTATTACGTGCTCGACGCACCCGTCATGGAGGATCCGGTTTATGACCGGCTCTACCGCGAACTGCTGGAGCTCGAATCGGCAGATCCCAGTCTGGTGACCGTCGACAGTCCCACCCAGCGCGTGGGGGGGACTCCAGCCGAAGGCTTCAGCAGCGTGCGTCACCGCATCGGCCTGCTCAGCCTCGACAACGCCTTCAACGCCGAGGAGCTCGGGGCTTGGTATGGCCGACTGCTGCGCGTGCTCGATCGCGAACCCAGCGAAGGCCAGCCCAGACCAGCGCTGGCGATGGTGGGGGAGCTCAAGATCGACGGCAATGCCCTGGCCCTCAGCTACGAGAACGGCGTGCTGGTGCGGGCCGCCACCCGCGGCGATGGCGAACAGGGAGAAGACATCACCGCCAACGTGCGCACGATTGGATCGGTGCCGCTCCGCCTGCAGCTGGATCAGCCACCCGCCTGGCTGGAGGTGAGAGGCGAGGCCTTCATCCCCGATGGCGTTTTCGACGGCATCAATGCCGATCGTCAGCAGCGGGGCGAAGCCCTGTTTGCCAACCCCCGCAACGCCTGCGCCGGCACCCTGCGCCAACTGGATCCCAAGGTGGTGGCCGCCCGCCGACTCGACTTCTTCGCCTACACCCTGCATCTGCCGGATGACTGGCAGGGTCAGCGGCCCACCAGCCAATGGGACAGCCTTCAGTGGCTCCGGGATGCCGGCTTCAAGGTGAACCCCAACGCCGAACTGCTCCCCGACCTGGATGCGGTGGAAGCGTTCTTCAACAGCTGGGATGGGGGACGGCGCCAACTCGACTACGCCACCGACGGCGTCGTGGTCAAACTCGACAACCTGCGGCTGCAGGATGCAGCCGGCTTCACCCAGAAAGCACCGCGCTGGGCGATTGCGCTCAAGTATCCAGCGGAAGAAGCCCCCAGCAAATTGCTGCGACTCACCTGCCAAGTGGGGCGCACCGGAGTGATCACCCCTGTGGCGGAATTCGAGGCGGTGCCCCTGGCTGGCACCAGCGTCAGTCGCGCCACCCTGCACAACGCCGACCGCCTCGACGAACTCGATCTGCATGCGGGCGACACGATCGTGGTGCGCAAGGCCGGCGAAATCATCCCCGAAGTGGTGCGGGTGCTGAAGGAGCTGCGGCCCACCTCAGCAGAGCGCCTGCAACTGCCCCACACCTGCCCGGAATGCGGTTCAACGCTGGTGCGAGAAGCAGGGGAAGCTGCCACCCGCTGCATCAACAGCAGCTGCCCGGCGATCCTGCGCGGTGCCTTGCGCCATTGGGTGAGCAAAGGCGCCCTGGATGTGGATGGCCTGGGCAGCAAGTTGATCGAGCAATTGGTGGATCGCGGCTTGGTGCAGTCGATCGCCGACCTGTACAGACTCGATGCCGCCCTGCTGAGCAGTCTCGAGCGCATGGGCCAGAAAAGCGCCGAGAATCTCGTCTCGGCTCTGGCCGCCTCCCGTCAGCAGGGCTGGGCCCGCCAGCTCTACGGCCTCGGCATTCATCACGTTGGCGAAGTGAACGCCAAGGCGCTGGCCGCCACCTTCCCGGACGCCGATCTGCTGCAAACAGCGGCGTGCAACGCCCCTGAATCCATCACCGCGGTGTTTGGCATTGGTGATGAGATTGCCCAGAGCCTGCAGCAATGGTTTGCTAACCCCTCCAACCTGCAACTGCTCAACGGCCTGCGTGAACAGGGCTTCAGCCTTGCCCTCAGTGCCGATGAGCAACGCCGCGCCGAAGCCGCCAGCAGCGAGCGCCATCTGAGCGGCAGCACCTTTGTGCTCACCGGCACCCTGCCCACCCTTAGCCGCTCCCAGGCCAAGGAGTTGATCGAAGCCGCCGGCGGCAAGGTGAGCGGATCGGTAAGCAAAAAGACCAGCTACGTGGTGGCAGGCGATGAAGCCGGCAGCAAGCTCACCAAAGCCGAGAGTTTGGGGCTGACCATCCTGGATGAAACTGGCCTGCAGGCTCTGCTGGGATCGCCACAATCCGCGTAGACGACCTGAGGACCAATGCACAGCCTATTGCGGCGTGCCTTCGACAACCTCTCCGGTGAGTGGCAGGTGAACCTGGAGAACCGGGTTCCACGC contains these protein-coding regions:
- the ligA gene encoding NAD-dependent DNA ligase LigA; amino-acid sequence: MTAASAQRAQELRGLLNTAAHAYYVLDAPVMEDPVYDRLYRELLELESADPSLVTVDSPTQRVGGTPAEGFSSVRHRIGLLSLDNAFNAEELGAWYGRLLRVLDREPSEGQPRPALAMVGELKIDGNALALSYENGVLVRAATRGDGEQGEDITANVRTIGSVPLRLQLDQPPAWLEVRGEAFIPDGVFDGINADRQQRGEALFANPRNACAGTLRQLDPKVVAARRLDFFAYTLHLPDDWQGQRPTSQWDSLQWLRDAGFKVNPNAELLPDLDAVEAFFNSWDGGRRQLDYATDGVVVKLDNLRLQDAAGFTQKAPRWAIALKYPAEEAPSKLLRLTCQVGRTGVITPVAEFEAVPLAGTSVSRATLHNADRLDELDLHAGDTIVVRKAGEIIPEVVRVLKELRPTSAERLQLPHTCPECGSTLVREAGEAATRCINSSCPAILRGALRHWVSKGALDVDGLGSKLIEQLVDRGLVQSIADLYRLDAALLSSLERMGQKSAENLVSALAASRQQGWARQLYGLGIHHVGEVNAKALAATFPDADLLQTAACNAPESITAVFGIGDEIAQSLQQWFANPSNLQLLNGLREQGFSLALSADEQRRAEAASSERHLSGSTFVLTGTLPTLSRSQAKELIEAAGGKVSGSVSKKTSYVVAGDEAGSKLTKAESLGLTILDETGLQALLGSPQSA